One segment of Clostridium botulinum DNA contains the following:
- a CDS encoding collagen-like protein, with product MINLSVYPSYNRELNGTEKLNTSISGNLQYYTPSNNYVIPVAGQQGTKGDPGCTGPQGYSGPQGPKGDQGCIGPQGYPGPQGTKGDPGCIGPQGYPGPQGPKGDPGPPGPKGEKGDPALPGCMSMYPYGMWGGFMPNNNCCTCNSCGCNTNSCGCNTNSCCNVDVKWSDDGKHLMIKGPCDCAYKTSGDLTGPQGTTGAQGNPGSDAKCCVKCNHVCDPSFECWPLQGCLWTNYGVTRTDPTTIGTTITAIQLQTPTIPEVPKAVDTKAYFNIAHTGKYSVYLQPQYDTVNKIFKPAYLMQVVNIDPTCNYELSFWAALFDYNYRGNTPLNRDNYNIAVAAYVYWGDVSTLIQPMLNSNWPLIANNTSGGAICNNTAVKPAFQMVIQRGTNEQISMDTVTTTPVLTVYDFESYKISPQCSSSDGCSCSGGVVNPGQSQATILFVAEPAVNNTLPAGIWLIDDVFFE from the coding sequence GTGATAAATTTGTCTGTTTATCCAAGTTATAATAGAGAATTAAATGGGACAGAGAAATTGAATACAAGTATATCAGGAAATTTACAATATTATACGCCTTCAAATAATTACGTGATACCAGTAGCTGGCCAACAAGGAACAAAAGGAGATCCAGGATGTACAGGACCGCAAGGATATTCTGGTCCACAAGGACCTAAAGGAGATCAAGGTTGTATAGGACCGCAAGGATATCCAGGACCGCAAGGAACAAAAGGAGATCCTGGATGTATTGGACCACAAGGATATCCAGGACCACAAGGACCTAAAGGAGACCCGGGTCCTCCAGGTCCAAAAGGTGAAAAAGGAGATCCAGCTTTACCTGGTTGCATGTCAATGTATCCTTATGGAATGTGGGGTGGATTTATGCCTAATAATAATTGTTGCACATGTAATTCATGTGGTTGCAACACTAATTCGTGTGGTTGCAATACTAATTCTTGCTGTAATGTTGATGTTAAGTGGAGTGATGATGGAAAACATTTAATGATTAAAGGACCCTGTGATTGTGCGTATAAAACATCAGGTGATTTAACAGGGCCACAAGGAACGACTGGAGCTCAAGGAAATCCAGGTTCAGATGCAAAATGTTGTGTAAAATGCAATCACGTATGTGATCCGAGTTTTGAGTGTTGGCCATTACAAGGATGTTTATGGACTAATTATGGAGTAACTAGGACTGACCCTACAACGATAGGAACAACTATTACAGCAATACAGTTGCAAACTCCAACTATTCCAGAAGTTCCTAAAGCAGTAGACACTAAAGCGTATTTTAATATAGCCCATACAGGAAAATATTCTGTATATTTACAACCTCAATATGATACTGTAAATAAAATTTTTAAACCAGCATATTTAATGCAAGTAGTTAATATAGATCCAACTTGTAATTATGAATTAAGTTTTTGGGCTGCTTTATTTGATTATAATTATAGAGGAAATACTCCTCTTAATAGAGATAATTACAATATTGCTGTGGCAGCTTATGTTTATTGGGGTGATGTATCAACTTTAATTCAACCTATGCTTAATAGCAATTGGCCTTTGATAGCGAATAATACTAGTGGTGGTGCTATCTGTAATAATACTGCTGTTAAACCGGCATTTCAAATGGTAATTCAACGAGGAACTAATGAACAAATATCTATGGATACAGTTACTACAACTCCAGTTTTAACTGTTTATGATTTTGAATCATATAAGATTTCTCCTCAATGTTCAAGTAGTGATGGATGTAGCTGTTCAGGGGGAGTTGTAAATCCTGGTCAATCTCAAGCTACTATATTATTTGTTGCAGAGCCAGCAGTAAATAATACATTACCAGCAGGAATTTGGTTGATTGATGATGTTTTTTTTGAATAA
- a CDS encoding DUF3794 domain-containing protein, with the protein MKCNQGCNKQSACTCNCSDEVLQHCNDCINEESIEFSGICEPDEFEMNTDYWTDICTVGTVVVPEEKPSIEEIDKISATVEILKKKTIITPKGPNGSVINNEGKNSTGKKLVVEGLICLSISYVSLTKEQRVHSFHGQIPFSTFIVLPASACVDYDYLINYCLEEIKVKKVCDRTVDLSIDLLIKATPIVTTCNKSLLDSSGLECTTNVGIENCTKQQCFTDNPDIKGICDSEKVIQLLEDESKEWTELSIPELLTIPQEKPDIYQILSVNSRVEIMCQKVIATPATAVANYEGNTLTGYKLLVHALLRQRITYISTSECGSVHSAHYDMPISAYIVLDGKDTNFTDKYKIKACIEDIYACPLNERQIFKNTTLFIKVEPIESCSI; encoded by the coding sequence ATGAAATGTAATCAAGGATGTAATAAGCAATCAGCATGCACTTGTAATTGTTCAGATGAAGTTTTACAACATTGCAATGATTGTATTAATGAAGAGAGTATAGAATTTTCAGGAATTTGCGAACCCGATGAATTTGAAATGAATACAGATTATTGGACAGATATTTGTACAGTAGGAACAGTGGTAGTACCAGAAGAAAAACCTTCAATTGAAGAAATTGATAAAATAAGTGCTACAGTAGAAATTTTAAAAAAGAAAACAATAATTACTCCAAAAGGTCCAAATGGATCAGTAATTAATAATGAAGGTAAAAATAGTACTGGTAAGAAATTGGTAGTGGAAGGATTAATTTGTTTATCTATATCTTATGTGTCTTTAACTAAAGAACAAAGAGTTCATAGTTTTCATGGACAAATTCCATTTTCAACCTTTATAGTACTTCCAGCATCTGCATGTGTAGATTATGACTATTTAATAAATTATTGTTTAGAAGAAATAAAAGTAAAAAAAGTATGTGATAGGACTGTTGATCTATCTATTGATCTATTAATAAAAGCAACACCTATAGTTACTACTTGTAATAAGAGTTTGCTTGATAGTTCAGGACTAGAATGTACTACAAATGTAGGTATTGAAAATTGCACTAAACAACAGTGCTTTACAGATAATCCTGATATAAAAGGCATTTGTGATTCAGAAAAAGTTATTCAATTATTAGAAGATGAAAGTAAAGAATGGACAGAATTATCAATACCAGAACTTTTAACAATACCACAAGAAAAACCAGATATTTATCAAATACTTTCAGTAAATTCACGTGTTGAAATTATGTGTCAAAAAGTAATAGCAACACCTGCTACAGCAGTAGCCAATTATGAAGGAAATACTCTTACTGGTTATAAGTTGTTAGTTCATGCATTATTGAGACAAAGAATAACTTATATTTCAACATCTGAATGTGGATCTGTCCACTCAGCTCATTATGATATGCCGATATCAGCATATATAGTTTTAGATGGTAAAGATACTAATTTTACAGATAAATATAAAATAAAAGCTTGTATAGAAGATATATACGCGTGTCCACTTAATGAAAGACAAATATTTAAAAATACAACTTTATTTATAAAAGTTGAGCCGATAGAATCATGTTCTATATAA
- a CDS encoding SPOCS domain-containing protein produces MYCKCTKGNNYKVIGLCDPKDYNQTNKAAWTQITIPEILPLPECYPNIEDIERVYVKVLIDSTRVIKTAISDGANVEGGILTGRKLMIDGSICQTVVYTADTCEQSLHSINFKFPFCTSIVLDPKTDVEEDEFCVETCIENVFAKALNARTIFKSVTLFLLAKKATTICPVQSVISGTITNSATIAADVTIELYDENGNVIDYQKYTIPASGTQSYKFEALCDGKYTVEFETSTTGLKMNPEISPVITVPTGSTNVNSTVVIV; encoded by the coding sequence ATGTATTGTAAATGTACCAAAGGTAATAATTATAAAGTGATAGGACTTTGCGATCCTAAAGACTATAATCAAACAAATAAAGCAGCTTGGACTCAAATAACAATTCCGGAAATTTTACCTTTACCTGAGTGTTATCCTAATATTGAGGATATTGAGAGAGTTTATGTAAAGGTATTAATAGATTCAACCAGAGTTATAAAAACAGCGATTTCTGATGGAGCTAATGTTGAAGGTGGAATTTTAACAGGACGTAAATTAATGATTGATGGAAGCATATGTCAAACAGTTGTGTATACAGCTGATACTTGTGAGCAATCTCTTCATTCAATAAATTTTAAATTCCCATTTTGTACTTCAATTGTATTAGATCCTAAGACTGATGTTGAAGAAGATGAATTTTGTGTTGAAACTTGTATAGAAAATGTTTTTGCTAAAGCGTTGAATGCTAGAACAATATTTAAAAGTGTGACATTATTTTTATTAGCTAAAAAAGCAACTACAATTTGTCCTGTACAAAGTGTAATTAGTGGAACTATTACTAATAGTGCTACTATTGCAGCAGATGTTACTATTGAATTATATGATGAAAATGGTAATGTAATTGATTATCAAAAATATACAATACCAGCAAGTGGAACTCAATCATATAAATTTGAAGCTCTATGTGATGGTAAATATACAGTAGAATTTGAAACTTCAACTACTGGATTAAAAATGAATCCAGAAATTTCACCAGTGATAACTGTACCAACAGGATCTACTAATGTTAATTCAACAGTTGTAATTGTGTAA
- a CDS encoding glycine--tRNA ligase — protein MAVEKTMDKIVALCKNRGFVFPGSDIYGGLANSWDYGPLGVEFKNNVKKAWWKKFVQESPYNVGLDSAILMNSDVWVASGHVGGFSDPLMDCKECKARFRADKIVEDHMTENGAEVASADGWTNEQLKEYIESNNIVCPKCGKMNYTDIRKFNLMFKTFQGVTEDAKSEIYLRPETAQGIFVNFKAVQRSSRKKVPFGIAQIGKSFRNEITPGNFTFRTREFEQMELEFFCKPGTDLEWHKYWKDYCWNFLLNLNVKTENLRMRDHGEEELSFYSNATSDIEYLFPFGWGELWGIADRTDYDLRKHQEHSGQDLNYLDQTNNEKYIPYVIEPSLGADRVTLAFLIEAYDEEELDGGDSRTVLHLHPALAPFKAAILPLSKKLSENALEVYSNLSKKFNIDFDETGSIGKRYRRQDEIGTPYCITVDFDTLEDQCVTIRNRDTMEQERIKISELEAYIEKSLDF, from the coding sequence ATGGCAGTAGAAAAGACAATGGATAAGATTGTAGCTCTTTGTAAAAATAGAGGTTTTGTATTCCCAGGATCAGATATATATGGTGGATTAGCGAACTCATGGGATTACGGTCCTTTAGGAGTAGAATTTAAGAATAACGTTAAAAAAGCTTGGTGGAAGAAGTTTGTACAAGAAAGCCCTTATAATGTAGGTCTTGATTCAGCTATATTAATGAACAGTGATGTTTGGGTAGCTTCAGGTCATGTTGGTGGATTCTCAGATCCATTAATGGATTGTAAAGAATGTAAAGCTAGATTTAGAGCTGATAAGATAGTTGAAGATCATATGACTGAAAATGGTGCAGAAGTAGCATCAGCTGATGGTTGGACTAATGAACAATTAAAAGAATACATTGAAAGTAATAATATAGTTTGCCCTAAATGCGGAAAGATGAACTATACTGATATAAGAAAGTTCAATCTTATGTTTAAAACATTCCAAGGTGTTACAGAAGATGCTAAATCAGAAATTTATTTAAGACCAGAAACAGCTCAAGGTATATTTGTAAACTTTAAGGCTGTTCAAAGAAGTTCTAGAAAAAAAGTACCATTTGGAATAGCTCAAATAGGTAAATCATTTAGAAATGAAATTACTCCAGGAAACTTCACTTTTAGAACAAGAGAATTTGAACAAATGGAATTAGAATTCTTCTGCAAGCCAGGAACAGATTTAGAATGGCATAAATACTGGAAGGATTATTGCTGGAACTTTTTACTTAATTTAAATGTTAAAACTGAAAATTTAAGAATGAGAGATCATGGCGAAGAAGAATTATCTTTCTATTCTAATGCAACATCTGATATAGAATATTTATTCCCATTTGGTTGGGGTGAACTTTGGGGTATAGCTGATAGAACAGATTATGACTTAAGAAAGCATCAAGAACATTCAGGTCAAGATTTAAATTATCTAGACCAAACTAATAATGAAAAATATATACCTTATGTTATAGAACCATCATTAGGTGCAGATAGAGTTACTTTAGCATTTTTAATTGAAGCTTATGATGAAGAAGAGTTAGATGGAGGAGATTCTAGAACTGTATTACATTTACATCCAGCACTAGCTCCATTTAAAGCAGCTATATTACCTCTTTCTAAAAAGCTTTCAGAAAATGCTTTAGAAGTATATTCAAACTTAAGCAAGAAATTTAATATTGATTTTGATGAAACAGGAAGTATAGGAAAGAGATATAGAAGACAAGATGAAATAGGAACTCCATATTGCATAACAGTAGATTTTGATACATTAGAAGATCAATGTGTTACTATTAGAAATAGAGATACTATGGAACAAGAGAGAATTAAAATATCTGAATTAGAAGCTTATATAGAAAAAAGTTTAGATTTTTAG
- the murD gene encoding UDP-N-acetylmuramoyl-L-alanine--D-glutamate ligase, with product MKEDFKKFKEFIYKKRVGVVGIGVSNIPLINFLIKLGAEVTAFDKKTEEELGEVSSDFKNKGVNLELGDNYLDKLTGFDVVFKTPSMRIDSECLVKVKKEGAYVTSEMEEFVRYCKAKIYGITGSDGKTTTTTIISKILQEEGYKTWVGGNIGTPLFAQIEEIKAEDRVVLELSSFQLMTMNLPMDIAVCTNLAPNHLDMHKDMQEYIDAKKNIFLYQGSTNTLVVNRENEITYGFEAEAKGEVREFSSKREVKEGAYYKDGILYLSGKEVCKKDNIVIKGMHNVENYLAAFIATKDDVSIENMKKVAESFNGVEHRCELVREINGVKYYNDSIASSPTRTLAGLKAFDKKVILIAGGYDKHLLFEPLANEGYPYIKELILLGQTKEKIKDVFKDLEASKGIKINISEVSTLEEAVKKAQDLAKQGDIITLSPACASFDMFPNFMIRGNKFKEIVNEL from the coding sequence ATGAAAGAGGATTTTAAAAAATTTAAAGAATTTATATACAAAAAAAGAGTTGGGGTTGTAGGAATAGGAGTAAGCAATATTCCTCTTATCAATTTTTTGATTAAATTAGGTGCAGAAGTAACAGCATTTGATAAAAAAACAGAAGAAGAATTAGGTGAAGTATCTTCTGATTTCAAAAACAAAGGTGTAAATCTAGAACTTGGAGACAATTATTTAGATAAACTTACTGGATTTGATGTTGTTTTTAAAACACCATCTATGAGAATCGATAGTGAATGTTTAGTTAAGGTAAAAAAAGAAGGTGCATATGTAACTTCTGAAATGGAAGAGTTCGTAAGATATTGTAAAGCTAAGATATATGGGATAACAGGAAGCGATGGAAAAACCACTACAACTACTATAATATCTAAAATACTACAAGAAGAAGGATATAAAACTTGGGTTGGAGGTAATATAGGGACTCCTCTATTTGCTCAAATTGAAGAAATAAAGGCAGAAGATAGAGTTGTACTTGAATTATCAAGTTTTCAATTAATGACTATGAATCTACCGATGGATATAGCGGTATGTACTAATTTAGCTCCAAACCATTTAGATATGCATAAAGATATGCAAGAATATATTGATGCTAAGAAAAATATATTTTTATATCAAGGTTCTACAAATACATTAGTAGTAAATCGTGAAAATGAAATTACTTATGGATTTGAAGCTGAAGCAAAAGGTGAAGTAAGAGAATTTAGTTCTAAGAGAGAAGTAAAAGAAGGCGCTTACTATAAAGATGGAATTTTATATTTATCTGGTAAAGAAGTTTGTAAAAAAGATAATATAGTTATAAAAGGAATGCATAATGTAGAAAATTATTTAGCTGCATTTATAGCTACTAAAGATGATGTATCTATAGAAAACATGAAAAAAGTTGCAGAAAGCTTTAACGGAGTTGAGCATAGATGTGAACTTGTTAGAGAAATAAATGGAGTAAAGTATTATAATGATTCAATAGCTTCAAGTCCAACTAGAACATTGGCAGGTCTTAAAGCTTTTGATAAAAAAGTAATATTAATAGCAGGGGGATATGATAAGCATTTATTATTTGAACCGTTAGCAAATGAAGGATATCCATATATAAAAGAATTAATTTTATTAGGTCAAACTAAAGAAAAAATAAAAGACGTGTTTAAAGATCTAGAAGCTAGCAAAGGAATAAAAATAAACATTTCAGAAGTAAGCACTTTAGAAGAAGCAGTTAAAAAAGCACAGGATTTAGCAAAACAAGGGGATATAATTACATTATCGCCAGCTTGTGCATCTTTTGATATGTTCCCTAATTTTATGATTAGGGGAAATAAATTTAAAGAGATAGTTAATGAATTATAA
- a CDS encoding DUF5050 domain-containing protein: MIKKILSLLLISTTLFVVGCTKKEEKQTVNKSNSNISSSSDLSSNVISPFILTDSTSFRCPFVFSNETLIFPNPDENNRISMINAPLPKDILKSSDLNDLVDYYTSDLALVNNTLYFADGSNSNGLSSINISDKTYTSLNKDSVYSLIASNDKLFYINKNDNQKLYSYDTNSNTSSALSLDSVGSFIVNGDFLIYQNLSDNSKLYYVKNDGTNRTKLTDHTANSFIPFDGEILFFNTSDNETLYSLNITTLEAKRISTIRGESLKCINNQLFFINNDDSNYLYSLSVDLPNSKVDSKSYISESLNNYHLTNAGIFYEKAININNIYYYEFSTKN; encoded by the coding sequence ATGATAAAAAAAATATTAAGTTTACTATTAATATCTACTACTTTATTTGTAGTAGGCTGTACAAAGAAAGAAGAAAAGCAAACTGTCAATAAATCAAATTCTAACATTTCTTCATCTAGCGACTTAAGTTCCAATGTAATTTCACCTTTTATATTAACTGATTCAACTTCTTTTCGTTGTCCTTTTGTATTTAGCAATGAAACGTTAATCTTTCCCAATCCTGATGAGAATAATAGAATTTCAATGATAAATGCACCTCTTCCAAAAGATATATTAAAAAGCAGCGACTTAAATGATCTCGTGGATTATTATACTAGCGATTTAGCTTTAGTAAATAATACTCTTTATTTTGCAGATGGAAGTAATTCTAACGGTTTGTCTTCTATAAATATTTCTGATAAAACATATACTTCTTTAAATAAAGACTCTGTTTATAGTTTAATTGCTTCAAATGACAAATTATTCTACATAAACAAAAATGATAATCAGAAATTATATAGTTATGATACAAATAGCAATACATCTTCTGCCTTATCATTAGATAGTGTTGGATCGTTCATAGTTAATGGTGATTTCTTAATATATCAAAATTTAAGTGATAATTCAAAACTTTATTATGTTAAAAATGATGGTACCAATAGAACTAAATTAACTGACCATACTGCTAATAGTTTTATTCCATTCGATGGAGAAATCTTATTTTTTAATACATCAGATAACGAAACATTATATTCATTAAACATAACAACTTTAGAAGCTAAAAGAATTTCTACTATACGTGGAGAGAGTTTAAAGTGTATAAATAATCAATTATTCTTCATAAATAATGATGACTCAAATTACTTGTATTCATTATCTGTAGACTTACCTAATTCTAAAGTTGATTCAAAATCCTATATTTCTGAATCATTAAACAATTATCATTTAACTAATGCAGGAATCTTCTATGAAAAAGCTATAAATATTAATAATATATATTATTATGAATTTTCTACAAAAAATTAA
- a CDS encoding magnesium transporter CorA family protein, producing MIQIYKSQSEFDSSLKPIDSIENGCWINIVAPSEEELILVSKKTGISIDFLKAALDDEETSRIDIEDDAILVIVDIPFTEMEENSLTYDTYPLAIIHTDKLLVTICLKNSKIITDFANARIKSFFTFKKSRFILQILNRISTYYLLYLRQIDKKSLMIEKRLHKSMKNRELIQLHSLEKSLVYFSTSLKANEITLEKMLKLEMMQKYEEDKDVLEDVIIENKQAIEMTEIYSNILASTMDFFASVISNNLNIVMKVLASVTILMAIPTIISGIFGMNVMLPLSDDNPHAFSIVMMLTLGICFIVAFILYKKDMFN from the coding sequence TTGATTCAAATTTATAAAAGTCAGAGTGAATTCGATTCAAGTTTAAAGCCTATTGATAGTATTGAAAATGGTTGTTGGATAAACATCGTAGCTCCATCTGAAGAAGAATTAATTCTGGTATCAAAGAAAACTGGAATTTCTATTGATTTTCTAAAGGCGGCATTGGATGATGAAGAAACTTCTAGAATTGATATTGAAGATGATGCCATATTAGTTATAGTCGATATACCATTTACAGAAATGGAGGAAAATTCTTTAACTTATGATACTTATCCATTAGCTATAATACATACTGATAAATTATTAGTTACTATATGTTTAAAAAACAGTAAAATCATAACTGACTTTGCTAATGCTAGAATAAAATCATTTTTTACATTTAAAAAATCAAGGTTTATATTGCAAATACTAAATAGAATATCTACTTACTATTTACTTTACTTAAGACAAATAGATAAAAAAAGTTTAATGATAGAGAAAAGATTACATAAGTCTATGAAAAATAGAGAACTTATTCAGCTTCATTCATTAGAAAAATCTCTTGTATATTTCTCAACTTCATTAAAAGCTAATGAGATAACCTTGGAAAAAATGTTAAAATTAGAAATGATGCAAAAATATGAAGAAGATAAAGATGTCTTAGAAGATGTCATTATCGAAAATAAGCAAGCTATAGAAATGACAGAAATATATAGCAATATTTTGGCGAGTACAATGGATTTCTTTGCTTCAGTTATTTCAAATAACTTAAATATAGTTATGAAAGTATTAGCATCTGTAACTATACTGATGGCAATCCCTACTATTATAAGTGGAATATTCGGTATGAATGTTATGTTACCTTTATCTGATGATAATCCCCATGCGTTTTCAATAGTTATGATGTTAACACTTGGAATATGCTTTATAGTAGCATTCATCTTATATAAAAAAGATATGTTTAATTAA
- a CDS encoding amidohydrolase — translation MKQEIISFLSTCDKELNDLSSYLYNNPEESYSETKSSKYICNLLNKHNFEVSENFLDIPNSFICKKGNGYPKICFISEYDAVKDYGHITGHNALSTISVGAALALGSVVNKIGGSVILIGCPGEYLGGTKAVMTRQGVFDDIDVVMLAHPDVVTSESGTSSSIIPLSVKYQGKNGLTFLNKNIYTALDAILLNFNILNSLQKGFPKDLEINPILSQGGYTPLLLPAEAEAKFYIRSKNYKTSEWADNKLRTIAKYVSELTNLAYTTSLYEPSNKELITNRTLNRLFSHNLKENSIIDIGKPRDIYAGLSLGDVSHKVPCIHPYICITDDPSIKYGTKDFAKSTQSEFAFKQCKNASLALAFTGMDLIQNENLLTEVKNDFFKNKNI, via the coding sequence ATGAAGCAAGAAATAATTTCATTTCTTTCAACTTGTGATAAAGAACTTAATGATTTAAGTTCTTATTTATATAATAATCCTGAGGAAAGTTATTCTGAAACTAAATCTTCAAAATATATTTGTAATTTACTAAATAAACATAACTTTGAAGTTAGTGAGAATTTTTTAGATATACCTAATTCTTTTATTTGTAAAAAGGGTAATGGTTATCCTAAGATATGTTTTATAAGCGAATATGATGCTGTTAAAGACTATGGACATATAACAGGACATAATGCTTTAAGTACAATATCAGTAGGTGCTGCACTAGCATTAGGTAGTGTTGTAAATAAAATAGGTGGTTCTGTTATATTAATTGGATGCCCAGGTGAATATTTAGGTGGAACTAAAGCTGTTATGACTAGACAAGGTGTTTTTGATGATATAGATGTAGTAATGCTTGCTCATCCCGATGTAGTAACAAGTGAGAGTGGAACATCTTCATCAATAATTCCTCTAAGCGTAAAATACCAAGGAAAAAATGGATTAACTTTTTTAAATAAAAATATCTATACAGCACTAGATGCAATATTATTAAATTTCAATATATTAAATTCTCTTCAAAAAGGTTTTCCTAAAGATTTAGAAATAAATCCAATTTTATCTCAAGGTGGATATACACCCTTGCTATTGCCTGCAGAAGCAGAAGCTAAATTTTATATTAGAAGTAAAAATTATAAAACTTCTGAGTGGGCTGATAATAAACTTAGAACCATTGCTAAATATGTTTCTGAATTAACAAATTTAGCATATACTACTTCTTTATATGAACCATCAAATAAAGAATTAATAACTAATAGAACTCTCAATAGATTATTTAGTCACAATCTAAAAGAAAATTCAATAATAGACATTGGCAAACCACGTGATATATATGCAGGATTAAGTTTAGGTGATGTTAGTCATAAAGTTCCTTGTATACACCCTTATATCTGTATAACGGATGATCCTAGTATTAAATATGGAACAAAAGACTTTGCTAAATCTACTCAATCAGAATTTGCATTTAAGCAATGTAAAAATGCATCATTAGCATTAGCATTTACAGGAATGGATTTAATTCAAAATGAGAATCTTCTAACTGAAGTAAAAAATGATTTTTTTAAAAATAAAAATATATAA
- a CDS encoding sigma factor G inhibitor Gin, with protein MENKVCFLCGKKEGSGIILKGEKICSNCEFELTNISVVNPKYHYFKEKVKNILFKK; from the coding sequence TTGGAGAATAAAGTATGTTTTTTATGTGGTAAAAAAGAGGGTAGTGGTATAATATTAAAAGGAGAAAAGATATGTTCTAATTGTGAATTTGAACTTACAAATATTAGCGTTGTAAATCCTAAATATCATTACTTTAAAGAAAAAGTTAAAAATATTTTATTTAAAAAATAA
- a CDS encoding dTMP kinase, with product MTKGKLIIIESGSDASGKATQAKKLYERLLEEGYNIKKITYPNYDSPACMPVKMYLSGEFGNKPEDVNAYVASTFFAIDRFASYNKEWKEFYDNGGIIISDRYTTSNMVHQAVKMDEEEKDKYLDWLYNLEFNLYKLPVPDCVMFLDVLPEISQKLMKDRNNKFTGEKEKDIHENNKDYLAKSYYNSLEIAERYNWDKIKCNDGDNLKTIEEIHEEIYKKVKNYI from the coding sequence ATGACAAAAGGTAAATTAATTATAATAGAGAGTGGATCAGATGCTTCAGGAAAAGCTACTCAAGCTAAAAAGTTATATGAAAGATTATTAGAAGAAGGATATAATATAAAAAAAATAACATATCCAAACTATGATAGTCCAGCCTGTATGCCAGTAAAAATGTACTTAAGTGGTGAATTTGGAAATAAGCCTGAAGATGTAAATGCATATGTAGCCTCAACATTTTTTGCTATCGATAGATTTGCTTCATATAATAAAGAATGGAAAGAATTTTATGATAATGGAGGAATAATTATATCAGATAGATATACAACCTCTAATATGGTACATCAAGCAGTAAAAATGGATGAAGAAGAAAAAGATAAATATTTAGATTGGCTTTACAATTTAGAATTTAATTTATATAAACTTCCAGTTCCAGATTGTGTAATGTTTTTAGATGTGTTACCTGAAATAAGTCAAAAATTAATGAAAGATAGAAATAATAAGTTTACAGGTGAAAAAGAAAAAGATATTCATGAAAATAATAAAGATTATTTAGCTAAATCTTATTATAATTCTTTAGAAATAGCAGAAAGATATAATTGGGATAAAATAAAATGTAATGATGGAGATAATTTAAAGACCATAGAAGAAATTCATGAAGAAATTTATAAAAAAGTTAAAAACTATATATAA
- a CDS encoding cyclic-di-AMP receptor yields MKLVIAIVQDEDAIDVLDSLTDKNFRVTKLATTGGFLKAGNTTLMVGVEEEKLDQALDLIKDVCKKRKETVIAPTPLSSNEGGYIQQCPMQITVGGATIFVVDVDKFIKI; encoded by the coding sequence ATGAAATTAGTTATTGCTATAGTACAAGATGAAGATGCAATAGATGTGTTAGATTCATTAACAGATAAGAATTTTAGAGTAACTAAACTAGCTACTACAGGGGGATTTCTAAAAGCAGGTAATACAACTTTAATGGTTGGTGTTGAGGAAGAAAAGCTTGACCAAGCATTAGATTTAATTAAAGATGTATGTAAAAAAAGAAAAGAAACAGTAATAGCACCAACACCTTTAAGCAGTAATGAAGGTGGATATATTCAACAATGCCCTATGCAAATTACGGTAGGTGGAGCAACAATATTTGTTGTTGATGTTGATAAATTTATAAAAATATAA